The following coding sequences are from one Gadus morhua chromosome 10, gadMor3.0, whole genome shotgun sequence window:
- the ankhd1 gene encoding ankyrin repeat and KH domain-containing protein 1 isoform X8, with translation MQDAVAGTAMLTDGFEDEIDSVTPRSPAVGMGVGATPGGVGLGGIGIGVGGKKVRLYGDPGGPTAERLDFKLAAAAVLSSGPGSGSDEDEVSEVESFILDQEDLDNPIMKTASELLLSSATDGVDLRTVDPETQARLEALLEAAAFADPEVLRRLTSSVSCALDEAAAALTRMRAENTLNAGQADNRSLAEACSDGDVNAVRKLLDEGRSVNEHTEEGESLLCLACSAGYYELAQVLLAMHANVEDRGIKGDITPLMAAASGGYVDIVKLLLVHGADVNAQSSTGNTALTYACAGGFVEVVKVLLKEGANIEDHNENGHTPLMEAASAGHVEVARVLLEYGAGINTHSNEFKESALTLACYKGHLDMVRFLLEAGADQEHKTDEMHTALMEACMSQDGHVEVARLLLDSGAQVNMPADSFESPLTLAACGGHVELAALLIERGANLEEVNDEGYTPLMEAAREGHEEMVALLLAQGANINAQTEETQETALTLACCGGFLEVADFLIKAGADIELGCSTPLMEAAQEGHLELVKYLLTAGANVHATTATGDTALTYACENGHTDVADVLLQAGANLEHESEGGRTPLMKAARAGHLCTVQFLISKGANVNRATANNDHTVVSLACAGGHLAVVELLLAHGADPTHRLKDGSTMLIEAAKGGHTNVVSYLLDYPNNILSVPAPDLSQLTPPSQDASQVPRVPFQALAMVVPPQEPDRAPSNIATPPPVSSKGVSKQRQAALQPSCPNTMGRGPETEPLPPFHLCQPLECIVEETEGKLNELGQRISAIEKAQLQSLELIQGEPLTKDKIEELKKSREEQVQKKKKILKELQKVERQLQLKTQQQFTKEYMEAKGLKEEQEAGQSQGPGPGPGSTSTGSLPIPAGALTHTSSDTDEEANRDGEKDELAVEDEEEEEEDEEDEEEEDEDDDEDDDEEDEGSDEEVEGEDYAKLPQVDTILYRDGQQPPLPPSPVSQPPPPPLQTVFVPIQPLPEYNPADYPGSASPELQRVLVGQHMLGQQPPGQQQLAGLSAGMLAQQAPDGLMVATPAQTLTDTLDDIMAAVSSRVPMLNTTTSPTPLSQPPTQTPANIASPPSVLPLYPSVDIDAHTESNHDTALTLACAGGHEELVSVLIARGANIEHRDKKGFTPLILAATAGHVGVVEVLLDKGGDIEAQSERTKDTPLSLACSGGRQEVVELLLLRGANKEHRNVSDYTPLSLAASGGYVNIIKILLNAGAEINSRTGSKLGISPLMLAAMNGHVPAVKLLLDMGSDINAQIETNRNTALTLACFQGRAEVVSLLLDRKANVEHRAKTGLTPLMEAASGGYAEVGRVLLDKGADVNAPPVPSSRDTALTIAADKGHYKFCELLINRGAHIDVRNKKGNTPLWLAANGGHFDVVQLLVHANADVDAADNRKITPLMAAFRKGHVKVVQYLVKEVNQFPSDIECMRYIATIADKELLKKCHQCMETIVKAKDQQAAEANKNASILLKELDLEKSREESKKQALAVKREKRKEKRKKKKEEQKRKQEEEEELKTKEEFFEMQDPKEDSAEETEVPIDPPSATTTTTIGISATSTSFSAAFGKKRPSVATTPGTNRKTKKNKTKDSSPNEPIILQDPQVALAQHKADKNKIHGEPRGGGAAGGSDSDPLDSTDCASESSSSGGKSQELNYLPDLPSSASSSSSSSSSSSSCSAPSLSAPLHSQGPMPGPEKRHCPQLHSSSINSKADNKVTVSISKPTQRAPDMSDSITSSLPSPFKTMSLPVTSPNSKLSLTSPKRGQKREEGWKEVVRSKPPGVCPSRSKKLSVPASVVSRIMGRGGCNITAIQDVTGAHIDVDKQKDKNGERMITIRGGTESTRHAVQLINALIQDPAKELEDLIPRNHIRAPGSKSSSVPFASATGVNSGSAGGPKGLSSLVTSTGVSFQSSAAAAAAAAAASSQASGKMGKGLSGGVRQPFPVSLPLAYAHPQLALLAAQTMHQIRHPRLPMAQFGGTFSPAASTWGPFPVRPVSPGSANSSPKHNGGSSGAAGQARSGSAAHGEPGSVGLPAGSGAPNAHSSPAPGSPHTPNPTPYNPQPSGPTPSSVRKQLFAPDAKPAGVNPISAAGMSGGNAARSLGSPVHHAAATPGASQPPLGVVAQPLLQAPKTESGAMGPQGKEKPSLSLEHPPISASDSISSAAFTAPSMVLPPKPEPRQHLAPPPSSVASSEAPPPLLPPQQQQGSHHHTAPAPVLSHTHTHPNNTVPHFSAPAPRVSHRMQPPGQYYSNQEQQQQQQQHQQQQHQQQQHQQQAQHQQQAQQQQQAQQQQQQQQQQQQQQQQQSVFVPLNPQQEPPKHTQGSQSNLPPQAPGPHQVSSNLGMMNGSQMQHGPNQGKQQQQMPHNFGPAGLFNFSSIFDNNNQVGNNQVWGACHLPARSPPEQSYSAQTAYMGMGQMESMMPPPQQDGSKAPGYRSASQRMVNSPIALTSYATSISGSPVFLHGHTGVGAPSFSRQHFSPHPWSAATSGESPVPPPSTVSSSALSASSVNPPPQPKQGNSSQQDRKVPPPIGTERLARIRQTGSVNTPLLTTSYTASVGQGGIWSFGVGSASEAMSGWSQPLMSSHMMHPQLQAEQSAFSQHQPMEQDDTGIANPANSYHQPQHIANSYMDFPKGMPMSMYGGTMLPPHPTMAEGPGGPMYNGLHTGDPAWSPIIKVVPNNADNSDQQQVWPGTWAPHVGNVHLNHVN, from the exons ATGCAGGATGCAGTAGCCGGGACGGCAATGCTGACGGACGGCTTCGAGGACGAGATTGACTCGGTGACTCCTCGCTCCCCAGCGGTAGGGATGGGGGTAGGAGCAACACCAGGAGGAGTCGGACTCGGGGGCATTGGGATTGGTGTGGGTGGAAAGAAAGTACGTTTGTACGGTGACCCTGGTGGACCTACAGCCGAGAGACTGGATTTCAAACTAGCGGCAGCAGCCGTCCTTTCTTCTGGTCCGGGATCCGGCAGCGACGAAGACGAGGTCTCCGAG GTGGAGTCCTTTATCCTGGACCAGGAAGACCTAGATAACCCTATTATGAAGACGGCATCAGAGCTACTGTTGTCCAGCGCCACAGACGGAGTGGACCTGAGGACTGTTGATCCAGAGACACAGGCGCGCCTCGAGGCTCTGCTGGAGGCAGCGG CTTTTGCAGACCCCGAGGTGCTGCGGCGGCTGACCTCCTCCGTGAGCTGCGCCCTGGACGAGGCCGCGGCCGCCCTGACCCGCATGAGGGCGGAGAACACGCTCAACGCCGGCCAAGCTGACAA CCGTAGTTTGGCGGAGGCGTGCTCGGACGGTGACGTGAACGCGGTGCGCAAGCTGCTGGACGAGGGGCGAAGCGTCAACGAACAcacggaggaaggagagagcctGCTGTGCCTCGCATGCTCCGCCGGATACTATGAACTTGCACAG GTGCTATTGGCCATGCACGCCAACGTGGAGGACCGGGGCATCAAGGGGGACATCACGCCACTCATGGCGGCCGCCAGCGGAGGCTACGTGGACATCGTCAAGCTGCTCCTCGTTCACGGAGCAGACGTCAATGCACAATCCTCCACAG GCAACACGGCGCTGACGTACGCATGCGCGGGCGGCTtcgtggaggtggtgaaggtgcTGCTGAAGGAGGGCGCCAACATCGAGGACCACAACGAGAACGGACACACGCCCCTGATGGAGGCGGCCAGCGCCGGCCACGTGGAGGTGGCCCGGGTGCTGCTGGAGTACGGCGCCGGCATCAACACGCACTCCAACGAGTTCAAAGAGAGCGCGCTCACCCTCGCCTGCTACAAAG GTCACTTGGATATGGTGCGATTTCTGTTAGAAGCTGGAGCCGACCAGGAACATAAGACAGATGAGATGCACACAGCACTGATGGAGGCCTGCATG TCCCAGGACGGGCATGTGGAAGTGGCCCGGCTGCTGTTAGACAGCGGTGCGCAGGTCAACATGCCGGCCGACTCCTTCGAGTCCCCCCTCACTCTGGCCGCATGCGGAGGGCACGTTGAGCTGGCTGCCTTGCTCATAGAGAGAGGAGCCAACCTGGAGGAA gtgaACGATGAGGGCTACACACCGCTGATGGAAGCTGCAAGGGAGGGCCATGAGGAGATGGTGGCACTACTACTCGCTCAGG GTGCAAACATCAACGCCCAGACGGAGGAGACCCAGGAGACTGCTCTGACCCTGGCCTGCTGCGGAGGCTTCCTGGAGGTGGCCGACTTCCTCATCAAGGCCGGAGCTGACATCGAGCTGGGCTGCTCCACGCCCCTCATGGAGGCTGCGCAGGAGGGCCATCTGGAGCTGGTCAAATACCTTCTGACGGCAG GGGCAAACGTTCACGCTACCACGGCGACGGGTGACACGGCTCTAACGTACGCATGTGAGAACGGACACACAGACGTGGCGGATGTACTGCTGCAGGCCGGAGCCAACCTG GAACACGAGTCTGAAGGGGGAAGGACTCCCCTGATGAAGGCTGCCAGGGCCGGACACCTTTGCACAGTACAGTTCCTCATCAGTAAAG gtgctaACGTGAACAGAGCCACGGCCAACAACGACCACACAGTGGTCTCTCTGGCCTGCGCTGGTGGACACCTAGCCgtggtggagctgctgctggcacACGGTGCCGATCCCACCCACAGACTGAAG GACGGCTCCACCATGCTGATCGAAGCTGCTAAAGGAGGCCACACGAATGTGGTGTCCTACCTGTTGGACTATCCCAACAACATCCTCTCTGTCCCAGCGCCTGACCTCTCCCAACTCACGCCCCCCTCGCAAGACGCCTCTCAG GTTCCTCGTGTCCCATTCCAAGCTCTGGCCATGGTGGTGCCTCCCCAGGAGCCTGACAGAGCCCCATCAAACATCGCTACGCCTCCACCCGTCTCCAGCAAAG GCGTGTCCAAACAGAGACAGGCTGCCCTCCAGCCCTCTTGCCCCAACACGATGGGCAGGGGGCCCGAGACGGAGCCCCTACCTCCCTTCCACTTGTGCCAGCCCCTGGAGTGCATcgtggaggagacggagggcaAGCTGAATGAGCTCGGCCAGAGGATCAGCGCCATTGAAAAGGCCCAGCTGCAGTCTCTTGAGCTCATTCAGGGGGAGCCTCTCACCAAAGACAAGATCGAGGAGTTGAagaagagcagagaggagcag gtgcagaagaagaagaagatcctGAAGGAGTTGCAGAAGGTTGAGCGCCAGCTGCAGCTGAAGACCCAGCAGCAGTTCACCAAAGAGTACATGGAGGCCAAGGgcctgaaggaggagcaggaggcgggcCAGAGTCAGGGGCCTGGTCCGGGGCCCGGGAGCACCTCCACCGGCTCCCTCCCGATCCCAGCAGGGGCCCTAACGCACACCAGCTCAGACACGGACGAGGAGGCCAACCGGGACGGGGAGAAGGATGAGCTGgcggtggaggatgaggaggaagaggaggag gacgaggaggacgaggaggaagaggacgaggatgacgacgaggacgacgatGAAGAGGACGAGGGCTCAGAcgaagaggtggagggagaagaCTACGCCAAACTGCCTCAGGTGGACACCATCCTCTACAGGGACGGGCAGCAGCCCCCCCTGCCGCCGTCGCCCGTGTCccagccccctccgccccctctcCAGACCGTCTTCGTTCCCATCCAGCCCCTGCCGGAGTACAACCCGGCGGACTACCCGGGCAGCGCCAGCCCCGAGCTGCAGAGGGTGCTGGTCGGGCAGCACATGCTCGGCCAGCAGCCGCCGGGCCAGCAGCAGCTCGCCGGCCTCAGCGCCGGCATGCTGGCCCAGCAGGCTCCGGACGGTCTCATGGTGGCCACGCCCGCTCAGACGCTCACAGACACGCTCGACGACATCATGGCAG CGGTCAGCAGCCGTGTGCCCATGCTGAACACTACCACCTCGCCCACGCCCCTGTCACAGCCACCCACGCAGACGCCCGCTAACAtcgcctcccctccctccgtaCTGCCCCTCTACCCTTCCGTTGACATCGACGCACAC ACGGAGAGCAACCACGACACCGCGTTGACGCTGGCCTGTGCCGGCGGCCACGAGGAGCTTGTGTCCGTCCTTATCGCCCGCGGAGCCAACATCGAGCACCGGGACAAGAAAG GCTTCACGCCTCTCATCCTGGCCGCCACCGCTGGACACGTCGGCGTGGTGGAGGTCCTCCTGGACAAAGGGGGCGACATCGAGGCGCAGTCGGAGAGAACCAAAGACACGCCACTCTCCCTAGCGTGCTCGGGAGGACGCCAGGAG gtggtggagctgctgctgctgcggggaGCCAATAAGGAGCACCGTAACGTCTCAGACTACACTCCCCTCAGCCTGGCCGCATCTGGAGGCTACGTCAACATCATCAAGATACTCCTCAACGCCGGGGCGGAGATCAACTCGAG GACTGGCAGTAAGCTTGGCATCTCCCCTCTGATGCTGGCGGCCATGAACGGCCACGTGCCCGCCGTGAAGCTGCTGCTGGACATGGGCTCAGACATCAACGCCCAGATCGAGACCAACCGCAACACGGCGCTCACGCTGGCCTGCTTCCAGGGCCGCGCCGAGGTGGTCAGCCTCCTGCTCGACCGCAAGGCCAACGTGGAGCATCGGGCTAAG ACTGGGCTCACCCCTCTTATGGAAGCTGCTTCGGGTGGTTACGCTGAGGTGGGCCGCGTGCTCCTGGATAAGGGAGCTGACGTCAACGCCCCGCCGGTCCCCTCGTCCAGAGACACGGCTCTGACCATCGCGGCGGACAAAGGCCACTATAAGTTCTGCGAGCTTCTCATCAACAG GGGTGCACACATCGACGTGCGCAACAAGAAAGGGAACACGCCCCTATGGCTTGCCGCCAACGGAGGTCATTTCGACGTGGTGCAGCTCTTGGTGCACGCCAACGCTGACGTGGACGCCGCCGACAACCGCAAGATCACCCCGCTCATGGCGGCCTTCCGCAAG GGCCACGTCAAGGTGGTGCAGTATCTGGTGAAGGAGGTCAACCAGTTTCCCTCAGACATCGAGTGCATGCGATATATCGCTACCATCGCTGAcaag GAGCTGTTGAAGAAGTGCCACCAATGCATGGAAACCATCGTCAAAGCCAAAGACCAACAGGCAGCCGAGGCAAATAAGAACGCCAGCATCCTTCTCAAGGAGCTGGACTTGGAGAAG TCCAGAGAGGAGAGCAAGAAGCAAGCTCTTGCTGTGAAGCGGGAGAAGCGCAAGGAGAAgcgcaagaagaagaaggaggagcagaagaggaagcaggaggaagaggaggagctgaagacgAAGGAGGAGTTCTTTGAGATGCAGGATCCAAAGGAGGACTCTGCTGAAG AAACAGAGGTGCCCATCGATCCTCCCAgtgcaaccaccaccaccaccatcggtatatccgccacctccacctccttctccgccGCCTTCGGCAAGAAACGTCCCAGTGTCGCCACCACTCCGGGCACTAATCGCAAGACCAAGAAAAACAAGACCAAGGACTCCTCGCCCAACGAACCCATCATATTACAAGATCCGCAG GTGGCACTAGCGCAACACAAGGCCGACAAAAACAAGATCCACGGCGAGCCGCGGGGCGGAGGTGCCGCCGGCGGCAGCGACTCGGACCCCCTGGACAGCACCGACTGCGCCAGCGAGAGTAGCAGCAGCGGTGGCAAGAGCCAGGAGCTGAACTACCTCCCCGACCTCCCGTCGTCCGCCTCGTCTTCGtcttcctcttcgtcttcgtcctcctcctgctcggccccctccctctcggCACCGCTCCACTCCCAGGGCCCCATGCCCGGCCCGGAGAAGAGGCACTGCCCTCAGttacacagcagcagcatcaacagcaaGGCCGACAACAAGGTCACCGTCTCAATCTCAAAGCCCACGCAGAG AGCTCCGGACATGAGCGATTCGATTACCAGCTCCCTGCCCTCTCCGTTCAAGACCATGTCGCTGCCCGTCACCTCGCCCAACAGCAAGCTCAGCCTCACCAGCCCCAAGAGAGGgcagaagagagaagagggctGGAAGGAAGTGGTTCGAAG CAAACCCCCGGGTGTGTGTCCCTCCAGGTCCAAGAAGCTCTCGGTGCCCGCCTCGGTGGTGTCCCGCATCATGGGCCGCGGCGGCTGCAACATCACGGCCATCCAAGACGTCACCGGGGCGCACATCGACGTGGACAAGCAGAAGGACAAGAACGGCGAGAGGATGATCACCATCAG AGGTGGCACGGAGTCTACAAGGCATGCGGTCCAGCTGATCAACGCTCTGATCCAAGACCCGGCCAAAGAGCTCGAGGATCTAATCCCCCGCAACCACATCCGGGCTCCGGGCTCCAAGAGCTCCTCTGTGCCCTTCGCCAGCGCCACGGGGGTCAACAGTGGCTCCGCCGGCGGCCCCAAGGGCCTGAGCTCCCTGGTCACGTCCACGGGCGTCTCTTTCCAGTcgtctgccgccgccgccgccgccgccgccgcagcgtCTTCTCAGGCGAGCGGCAAGATGGGCAAGGGGCTGTCGGGAGGAGTGAGGCAGCCCTTCCCCGTGTCCCTGCCGCTGGCCTACGCGCATCCCCAGCTGGCTCTGCTGGCCGCCCAGACCATGCACCAGATCAGGCATCCCCGACTGCCCATGGCCCAGTTCGGAGGCACCTTCTCGCCGGCGGCCAGCACATGGGGTCCCTTCCCCGTGCGGCCCGTGAGCCCCGGCAGCGCCAACAGCTCCCCCAAGCACAACGGCGGGAGCAGCGGCGCCGCCGGCCAGGCACGATCCGGCTCCGCGGCCCACGGCGAGCCCGGCTCGGTGGGCCTGCCCGCCGGCTCCGGCGCGCCCAACGCCCACTCGTCCCCGGCCCCGGGATCGCCCCACACGCCAAACCCCACGCCCTACAACCCGCAGCCCAGCGGGCCCACCCCTTCCTCCGTCAGGAAACAGCTCTTCGCCCCCGACGCGAAGCCCGCCGGCGTCAACCCCATCTCTGCCGCTGGGATGAGCGGCGGCAACGCGGCGCGCAGCCTGGGCTCTCCGGTGCACCACGCCGCGGCGACGCCCGGCGCCTCGCAGCCTCCCCTCGGGGTCGTCGCACAGCCCCTCCTCCAGGCGCCCAAGACGGAGTCCGGCGCCATGGGCCCACAGGGGAAGGAGAAGCCCTCCCTGTCCCTGGAGCACCCGCCCATCTCGGCGAGCGACAGCATCAGCTCGGCGGCCTTCACGGCCCCCTCCATGGTCCTCCCGCCCAAACCCGAGCCCCGGCAGCACCTGGCACCGCCTCCATCCTCTGTGGCGTCCTCAGAGGCCCCGCCGCCCCTCCTGccgccccagcagcagcagggctccCACCACCACACGGCTCCTGCCCCGGTCCTctcgcacacccacacgcaccccAACAACACTGTACCCCACTTCTCCGCGCCGGCCCCCAGGGTCTCTCACCGCATGCAGCCTCCCGGGCAGTACTACTCcaaccaggagcagcagcagcagcagcaacaacatcagcagcagcagcatcagcagcagcagcatcagcagcaggcccagcatcagcagcaggcccagcagcagcagcaggcccagcagcagcagcaacagcagcagcagcagcaacagcagcagcagcagcagtcggtGTTTGTTCCGCTCAATCCGCAGCAAGAGCCGCCTAAGCATACGCAGGGATCTCAGTCCAACCTGCCTCCCCAGGCTCCCGGCCCCCACCAGGTGTCCTCTAACCTGGGGATGATGAACGGCTCCCAGATGCAGCACGGCCCCAACCAaggcaagcagcagcagcagatgccgCACAACTTCGGTCCAGCCGGCCTCTTCAACTTCAGCAGCATCTTCGACAACAACAACCAA GTTGGGAACAACCAGGTGTGGGGCGCATGCCACCTGCCCGCCCGGTCGCCTCCAGAGCAGTCCTACTCGGCCCAGACGGCCTACATGGGCATGGGCCAGATGGAGAGCATGATGCCTCCCCCACAACAGGATGGCTCCAAGGCCCCCGGCTATCGCTCGGCGTCCCAGAGGATGGTCAACAGCCCCATCG cGTTGACCAGCTATGCCACCAGTATCTCTGGAAGCCCCGTGTTCCTGCATGGGCATACAGGGGTGGGCGCACCTTCGTTCAGCAGACAGCACTTCTCCCCGCACCCCTGGAGTGCCGCCACGTCTG